The DNA sequence TGAAGGCGGTCAAAGAGTAGAGCCTGAACCTGCGGCCTTGACCGAAGGGACAGTGATAGAAGTCAGGGACTTATTTTATGCTGTGCCTGCGCGATTGAAATTTTTAAAAACAGCAAGGACAGAATATGGTCAGGCAGCAGATATTATTAAGCGCCTTGCCATGGCCCATCCTACGATCGCTTTTACTTTGGGAGACGGGAATCGGACGACTTTTAGGGCAACGCCTGTTGGTGCTCTGGGCGGCGATGTGAGGCTTGAAAGACTGGGGACCATTCTTGGCCGTCAGTTTCAAGAAAATGCATTTGAAGTGGATGCTGAACGTGAAGGATTGAAACTCAAGGGATTTGCTGGGCTTCCTACTTATTCTCGGGGCAATGGAATGCAGCAATATCTTTTTGTGAACGGGCGGCCCGTAAAGGATAAGCTTTTAACAGGCGCTGTTAGAGGTGCGTACCGTGATTATCTTGCCAGAGATCGTCATCCGGTTCTCGCGCTTTTTCTAGACGTCCCAACGGACTTTGTTGATGTGAATGTTCATCCTGCAAAATCTGAAGTTAGATTTAGAGAGCCGGGATTGGTTCGGGGGTTGATTGTTTCATCTCTTCGGCATGGATTACAGGCTATGGGCCATCGGGCAAGCACGACAGTAGCGGGTGCAGCCCTCGGTGCTTTTAAGCCGGAAGACACCACTTCATTGCCTTGGCAAAAGCGTCAAGAGCGCCCCAGTCTGCCGTCTGGCTATCATGAGACAAACCGTGACATGCAAGCTCCTCTTGACCAACAAGGTTTTTACGAGTCCTCAGGGTATCAAAATTCTCAAGAGCAAGGTGCTTACGCCGCTCAGATGGGGTTTCAATCAGGCTTTGATCAGCAGCCTACAGCCAGAACCATAGACGACGAGGCCATTATGCAAGCCGTTACGTCGGTTGATCCCGAAAAAAGTGTACCCCATGATTTTCCTTTGGGCGTCGCTCGGGGGCAGGTTCATGCTACTTATATCGTTTCACAAACACCCGATGGTATAGTGATCGTAGATCAGCATGCTGCCCATGAGCGGCTTGTCTATGAGAAAATGAAAGTGACCATGAGTGAAGAAGGTGTCAAAAGACAAGCCCTCTTGCTTCCAGAAGTTGTTGAGCTTGAAGAAGGGCCTCAAACAAGACTGGTCGCTCGTCAAGGTGAGTTGGCAGAGTTAGGATTGATCCTAGAGCCTTTTGGTGACGGAGCTGTTGTTGTCCGAGAAGTGCCAGCACTTCTGGGAAAAATCGATATTAAGGGACTGGTGCAGGATTTGGCCGATGAATTGACAGAGCTTGATGAGGCCTTGAGCTTGAAAGAAAAACTAGAGGATGTTTGTGGAACCATGGCTTGTCATGGCAGTGTGCGTGCTGGGCGCCGCTTGACAGTTGATGAGATGAATGCCCTATTAAGGGAAATGGAGGCAACTCCTCATTCAGGTCAATGTAATCATGGACGTCCCACGTATGTTGAGTTGAAGTTGGCTGATATTGAAAAGCTATTTGGGCGACGATAATCAATGAGAAGGAGCTATTTGTGTCAACACTTGATCTTTTCTTGATTTCATTAAGCTTTATTTCTTCATTTATTACAGTTGTTTTTGGTATTGGCGGTGGGACGATCATGCTTTTAGCCATGGTGGCCATCTTACCGCCAGCTCAAATTATCATGATTCATGGTCTGGTTCAGCTTTCTTCGAATTTCTTTAGAGCTGTAATGTTCCGAAAGACTGTTGTCTGGTCGAAAGTGAATGTTTTTATGCTGGCCAGCTTCCTTGGTGTTGGCATCGGCACGCTTCTGACAGTTGAACTTCCAGTGGTCGCGATTAAACTCTCAATCGCAGTCTTTATATTATTTACCCTGTTTGTAAAAATACCAGCAATGACAACGAAAGGTTGGCTTGTCGGCGGCGTTGTCTCAAGCATTCTCACCATGTTTGTGGGAGCAACGGGGACATTAGTCGCTGCATTGGTGAATGTTTTTGAACAGAGGAAAGATTATCTTATAGGTACATTGGCCGCAATGATGGTCGTTCAGCATGGCTTGAAAGTGATAGGCCTACTCTTAGTCGCGCATGTGGTTGAGATTGACTGGCTAGTTGTTCTATGCATTTGTACAGCAGGTATTCTAGGAACCCTTACTGGAAAGAAAGTCGGGCAAAGAATGGCAGATGATACCTATAAGAAAGGGCTTAAGATTGCACTGGGGTTATCTGCCTTATGGATTATTGTTGATATATTGATGGGTTTTACGACCTAACTCCAAATTCTTTTAAGTCTTTATGAATGCCATTGCCGAGATCAAAGTAGCGCATTAACGTAATTTTACTATGATCATAAACCTTTAACTCATATTCATCCATTGTTTCCTTAATCGCAGATTCTTCAAACAAACAAGCGACTCTATACACGGGTTGCCCTGCTTTGTTTGCGAGAGGAAGGTTTAGCATATGAATGTGTTTTCTTAGTCCCATTGCGTTCTTACGATTTTCTATTGCATAGCTTCCGCAAGGAGGATTGCAGATCCCCTCATAGTGTGTTTTGGTATACTCTTGAACGGAAGGATGTGCATAATCAATGGTATTGGAGCCACTGGTGTTTTCCCCCCAAATTTGATCGAGAATGGTGCCTGTAAGTCTTAAGAGAACCGTGTCTCTATCCATTACTTCTTGAATGACTATGTGGGGTAATATTTCCACAATTTCTTGCGGAAGAAAATCCTTTTTTAGGGGGACCTTGTACGCCCCATTCTTTGGTAGTTGTTGCCAGTAGTTCCATAATGCCAGTAATTTTTCTGGCATCTTATACTCAAAAATATTCATCGAAACAAAATCCATATACTCATTTTTTATGACAATAACGATATAGAGAGAAAAAGTGAAGATTTAGCTAAAATTATACCTATTTTTTAGAAAACTCTCTAAATCTAATATTGATTGTTCACTTTTTTCGAGGGGCAAGAGGTGCCCATATCCATCATAAGAGATTGATTTGCATTTGGAATTACTCAAAAGTTTTTTAAAGGTTTCAACGTCAGAGACTTTATAGTGAGGGTTGTTTGTACCGTGTAGGAGCAAGCTGTTGCAGGTGACTTTTGCCAAAGTCGTTTCAGCAGGTCCTATAATAAAGCTTTCCATACGCTTGAGAATCTCTTTTATTGTATTTGGGCGCGCACTTAATTTAATCAATTCTATCGCCAATCTTTTGTCGATTTTAGCTTGGGGACCTCGGTATCCTGCAATCACTTGTTCAAGAAAGCTTTCTGGTGTTGATAAAATTGTTTGTTTGACGTCTTCTGGCAATGGTGATGGCTGGGCGGTGCTTACAGCATGGTGGGGCAGGCCTGCACTGTTAATTAAGGTCAGGCTTTGAACATGCTGGGGATAGTTTGCAGCCATCTGATAAGCTATTTTCCCTCCGAGAACGGAGCCTATGAAATGGGCTTGAGAAATTTCAAAGGTTGAGAGAATTGTACGGATAACGTCTATATCCCCATGATCCGTGTACTGGCCAGACCGCGGCGGATGGGATAAGCCAAAACCTGGTAAGTCAAATCGAATGATATCAAAGTCATCCCTTAACCTTTCGACCCAGCTATCCCAGATGGCTAGCCCGAAATAATTTCCATGAATTAAAACAAGTGTATCAGCCTTCTTATTGCCTTCTCGAACAACGTGGATCATGCCCGTTGGAGTGTCGATTAATTGACTGCCTTCTCTATTGCCCATGTTCGTGTGCATCAATGTTCCTTTTTTGTCACCTAATAGGAATGCGCAGTAACTGTCAATGTTCGTTGGTCTTTTTCATACTTCATGATAGACTGGTTTCGGGCAAAAATAACAGGCTGGACGACTATGGCTGATGAAAATTTACTAGGGCCTCTCGAGACATATCACGAGATGGCACGCATTGGTGAAATAACCATCGATCAAGATCAATTACGCGTTGTTGAGCATCTTGAAAGGTTATTTTCAGAGCTGAAAGATTATCCCGAAGTTGCAGGCAGGTCAAAAGGGTTGGCCATGCGCAGTTGGCGGATGATGAAGATGTTTTCATGGGGAAATAGAAAGCTTATTGCGCCAAAAGGGCTCTATCTGCACGGCGGGGTGGGACGGGGCAAGTCCATGTTAATGGACCTTTTTTACGACTGTGCGCCTGTCCGTTTTAAACGTCGTGTCCATTTTCATGATTTTATGCTTGATGTTCATGCACGCCTTAAGGTGTGGAATGATATGTCAACCAAAGAACGGGCTGCTATGGGAAGCCGTGCGACGGGGGATGATCCCATTCCTCCGGTTGCACGTCAGCTGGCACAAGAAGCCACCTTACTCTGTTTTGATGAAATGCAAGTGACGGATATTGCAGATGCTATGGTTCTGGCACGGTTGTTTGGAGAGCTCTTGGATCGAGGGGTGGTGGTAATCTCCACAAGTAATAGAGTACCGGATGACCTTTATAAGGACGGGATCAATCGCCAGCTATTCCTGCCTTTTATTGAACGTATTAAGAAAGATTTTGATGTGGTGCCTCTTGATGGGCCGACGGATTATCGTTTAGGTCGAATGAAGGGCTTGCAAACCTATTATTCTCCTCTTAATGAAGAGTCTACGGATGCTTTACGTGCCGCCTTCTTTAAACTGACAGATAGAAATGTTGAGGATGCTGATCAGGTGCCTACTGATATGGTAGAGGTCCAGGGGCGAAAAGTATTTGTGCCGAAGGCAGCGAGGGGTGTTGCAGTCTTCAGCTTTAAGCGATTATGTGCTGCTGCTCTTGGGGCAGCAGACTATCTTGCCATAGCACGCAGGTATCATACGATTATCATGGTGGCCATACCAAAACTAGGGCCTCACAATCGAAATGAAGCCAAACGATTTGTTACCTTTATCGATGCCCTTTATGAAAATGGGGTGAAATTCTTATGCTCCTCAGAAGCCGAGGCCGTCGATCTCTATAAAGAAGGGGACGGCGCTTTTGAATTTGAACGGACGGTATCTCGCCTCATGGAGATGCAATCAGAGGATTATCTCAAACGCGGTCATGGGGCCCTTGAGTAGCCAGAAACTGGAACAACCGTGAATGCAAAGTCAATTTGTGTGGTGGCTTGTATGAATAACTTTCCATGAAAATTTATTGAGCTTTTTTAAACTTTCTTTATAACAATAAGAACAACATAATTTTTTACCAAACACACTTGATTGAAAAGGTCCCAAATATGAAACCAGGTGTTATTTATGGTGATGACTATGCCCGTCTCGTCCAAACATGTAAGGATGAGGGTTATGCATTACCCGCTGTCAATATAGTTGGCACAAACTCTTTAAACGCGGTGCTTGAATCAGCAGCTAAAAATAAATCCGACGTGATTATACAATTGTCCAATGGCGGCGCTCAATTCTTTGCTGGAAAAGGTATGGAAGATAGCTTTAAAGCCAAAGTTTTAGGCGCAGTCTCAGCGGCACAGCATGTCCATCTTTTAGCGGAACATTATGGTGTATGTGTTGTTCTGCACACAGATCATGCTGATCGCAAGCTCGTGCCTTGGGTTGATGCTCTCATCGAAGAAGGGAAGAAGTACAAGGATCTTATGGGCAAGCCACTCTTTACATCCCATATGCTTGATCTCTCTGCAGAGCCAATAGAAGAAAACCTCGCTACGTCCGCCGAATTTCTTAAAAAGATGACCCCTTTGGGGATGTCAATTGAGATTGAACTTGGTGTGACAGGCGGTGAAGAAGACGGTGTTGGCGGCGATGTTGATAGTTTCGATAATCCAAGCCTTTATACACAGCCAGAAGATGTTATGCAGGCTTATGATCTTTTAAACCCTCTTGGCCACTTTACCGTTGCAGCATCTTTTGGAAATGTGCACGGGGTGTACAAGCCGGGTAATGTGAAATTACGGCCGGAAATCTTGAATGCGTCACAGGTCTTGCTTGCTGAAAAAAGAGATGTTTCTGATAAAGAACTCAATTTTGTATTCCATGGTGGTTCTGGTTCAGAAAAAGCTAAAATTGAAGAGGCTGTTTCTTATGGTGCCTTTAAGATGAATATTGATACCGATACTCAATTTGCTTTTGCGAAACCAATTGGAGACTTTGTGAAAGAAAATCCAATGGCTTTTGAAGTACAAGTCCATCCCGAGACTGGGGAACCATTTAAAAAGAAATATGACCCCCGCTCTTGGCTCAGAAAGGGTGAAGAAGAAATGGTCCGTAGATTGGATGAAGCGTTCCAAGATCTAGGGTCAGTTGGGAAGTCGTTAGCGCATCGCTAAGTGTTGGTTCTTAAATTGATAAACAGTAAAAAGGCCTCTTCAGTTTGAAGAGGCCTTTATCGTTGAGGATACTCAGGACAGGGGAGAAGGGGGTACTCAGAACTAAATGACAATCTACTCTCTTGAATAAGGTTTATTTACCTTTGTGGATGATGGGGACAAGCATATCTCCCCAGTCGCCTTCTTCATTATGATAGCGAGACGCTCGCATAAGCTCTACTGAGATGCCTGAATTTACGGCTTCAATAACAGACTCGTTTAATCGATGAAGATTGTTGGCAATTTTTCGAATTATAGCTTCTTGATCTGTTTCGTTGTCAGACATCGTTTTGGGACCTTTATCTTAAAATGATTCTCTCAATTTCATGCGATATTGCATTGCAACATGATATTGCACATATTGTAATATAAATTCAAGAATAAAATTAAATTATTTTCATTTATTTCAAAATTACTATAATTTAAGACTTATGTGACATGTTTGGTAGGTGGCCAGTCTTGACAAAGATGAGAGTCTCTTCTT is a window from the Temperatibacter marinus genome containing:
- a CDS encoding alpha/beta fold hydrolase, with product MHTNMGNREGSQLIDTPTGMIHVVREGNKKADTLVLIHGNYFGLAIWDSWVERLRDDFDIIRFDLPGFGLSHPPRSGQYTDHGDIDVIRTILSTFEISQAHFIGSVLGGKIAYQMAANYPQHVQSLTLINSAGLPHHAVSTAQPSPLPEDVKQTILSTPESFLEQVIAGYRGPQAKIDKRLAIELIKLSARPNTIKEILKRMESFIIGPAETTLAKVTCNSLLLHGTNNPHYKVSDVETFKKLLSNSKCKSISYDGYGHLLPLEKSEQSILDLESFLKNRYNFS
- the mutL gene encoding DNA mismatch repair endonuclease MutL; translated protein: MNSIPKQAGIIRKLSERTINRIAAGEVVERPASAIKELVENAIDAEATQIDIVMRDGGKELIQITDNGRGMSPEELILAVERHATSKLSDENLVEIHSLGFRGEALASIGAVARLSIKSKARDSKSSAWQIVVEGGQRVEPEPAALTEGTVIEVRDLFYAVPARLKFLKTARTEYGQAADIIKRLAMAHPTIAFTLGDGNRTTFRATPVGALGGDVRLERLGTILGRQFQENAFEVDAEREGLKLKGFAGLPTYSRGNGMQQYLFVNGRPVKDKLLTGAVRGAYRDYLARDRHPVLALFLDVPTDFVDVNVHPAKSEVRFREPGLVRGLIVSSLRHGLQAMGHRASTTVAGAALGAFKPEDTTSLPWQKRQERPSLPSGYHETNRDMQAPLDQQGFYESSGYQNSQEQGAYAAQMGFQSGFDQQPTARTIDDEAIMQAVTSVDPEKSVPHDFPLGVARGQVHATYIVSQTPDGIVIVDQHAAHERLVYEKMKVTMSEEGVKRQALLLPEVVELEEGPQTRLVARQGELAELGLILEPFGDGAVVVREVPALLGKIDIKGLVQDLADELTELDEALSLKEKLEDVCGTMACHGSVRAGRRLTVDEMNALLREMEATPHSGQCNHGRPTYVELKLADIEKLFGRR
- a CDS encoding sulfite exporter TauE/SafE family protein: MSTLDLFLISLSFISSFITVVFGIGGGTIMLLAMVAILPPAQIIMIHGLVQLSSNFFRAVMFRKTVVWSKVNVFMLASFLGVGIGTLLTVELPVVAIKLSIAVFILFTLFVKIPAMTTKGWLVGGVVSSILTMFVGATGTLVAALVNVFEQRKDYLIGTLAAMMVVQHGLKVIGLLLVAHVVEIDWLVVLCICTAGILGTLTGKKVGQRMADDTYKKGLKIALGLSALWIIVDILMGFTT
- a CDS encoding SMc00767 family acetate metabolism repressor encodes the protein MSDNETDQEAIIRKIANNLHRLNESVIEAVNSGISVELMRASRYHNEEGDWGDMLVPIIHKGK
- the zapE gene encoding cell division protein ZapE codes for the protein MADENLLGPLETYHEMARIGEITIDQDQLRVVEHLERLFSELKDYPEVAGRSKGLAMRSWRMMKMFSWGNRKLIAPKGLYLHGGVGRGKSMLMDLFYDCAPVRFKRRVHFHDFMLDVHARLKVWNDMSTKERAAMGSRATGDDPIPPVARQLAQEATLLCFDEMQVTDIADAMVLARLFGELLDRGVVVISTSNRVPDDLYKDGINRQLFLPFIERIKKDFDVVPLDGPTDYRLGRMKGLQTYYSPLNEESTDALRAAFFKLTDRNVEDADQVPTDMVEVQGRKVFVPKAARGVAVFSFKRLCAAALGAADYLAIARRYHTIIMVAIPKLGPHNRNEAKRFVTFIDALYENGVKFLCSSEAEAVDLYKEGDGAFEFERTVSRLMEMQSEDYLKRGHGALE
- the fbaA gene encoding class II fructose-bisphosphate aldolase yields the protein MKPGVIYGDDYARLVQTCKDEGYALPAVNIVGTNSLNAVLESAAKNKSDVIIQLSNGGAQFFAGKGMEDSFKAKVLGAVSAAQHVHLLAEHYGVCVVLHTDHADRKLVPWVDALIEEGKKYKDLMGKPLFTSHMLDLSAEPIEENLATSAEFLKKMTPLGMSIEIELGVTGGEEDGVGGDVDSFDNPSLYTQPEDVMQAYDLLNPLGHFTVAASFGNVHGVYKPGNVKLRPEILNASQVLLAEKRDVSDKELNFVFHGGSGSEKAKIEEAVSYGAFKMNIDTDTQFAFAKPIGDFVKENPMAFEVQVHPETGEPFKKKYDPRSWLRKGEEEMVRRLDEAFQDLGSVGKSLAHR
- a CDS encoding PAS domain-containing protein, yielding MNIFEYKMPEKLLALWNYWQQLPKNGAYKVPLKKDFLPQEIVEILPHIVIQEVMDRDTVLLRLTGTILDQIWGENTSGSNTIDYAHPSVQEYTKTHYEGICNPPCGSYAIENRKNAMGLRKHIHMLNLPLANKAGQPVYRVACLFEESAIKETMDEYELKVYDHSKITLMRYFDLGNGIHKDLKEFGVRS